Proteins encoded within one genomic window of bacterium:
- a CDS encoding nucleotidyl transferase AbiEii/AbiGii toxin family protein, whose translation MIDVLKQQFRPSMDVGDKINRVREFLQILGLKIIHDKGYFEDMAFVGGTALRILYDLRRFSEDLDFSVIRKEGYDFLKVIDALVSELKLYGFDVESKNSVDKTAQSSFLKFNNLLNELGLSQMKEQKLSIKVEVDSNPPKGGSVQTSLINKTYIFNISHFDLSSLYATKLHACFFRKFLKGRDFYDLLWYLGRKTKPNFILLNNAIEQTEDKNLRLGEENFKSFLLDKLEKIDFALVRKDVGRFLEDKKELELLDFGLIKKSIIKNQ comes from the coding sequence ATGATTGATGTGCTAAAACAGCAGTTTAGACCTTCTATGGATGTTGGGGACAAGATTAACAGGGTGAGGGAATTCTTGCAGATTTTAGGCCTTAAAATTATTCACGATAAGGGGTATTTTGAAGATATGGCTTTTGTGGGTGGAACGGCTTTAAGGATTTTATATGACTTGAGACGTTTCTCGGAAGATTTAGATTTTTCAGTTATCAGGAAAGAAGGATATGATTTTTTAAAGGTTATTGATGCTCTCGTGTCTGAATTAAAACTTTACGGTTTTGATGTGGAGAGTAAAAATAGTGTTGATAAGACAGCGCAGAGCTCTTTTTTGAAATTTAATAATTTATTGAATGAACTGGGACTTTCGCAGATGAAAGAGCAAAAACTTTCTATCAAGGTAGAAGTTGATTCTAACCCGCCGAAAGGTGGTAGTGTGCAGACCTCTTTAATTAATAAGACATACATTTTCAATATTTCGCATTTTGATTTATCTTCACTTTATGCGACAAAACTTCATGCGTGTTTTTTTAGGAAGTTTCTTAAAGGCAGAGATTTTTATGATTTGTTGTGGTATTTGGGCAGGAAGACCAAACCAAATTTTATTTTGCTAAATAATGCTATTGAGCAAACTGAAGACAAAAATTTGAGGTTGGGCGAAGAGAATTTTAAAAGTTTCCTTTTAGATAAGTTGGAGAAGATTGATTTTGCTTTAGTTAGAAAGGATGTCGGGCGTTTTTTGGAGGATAAGAAAGAGTTAGAATTGTTAGATTTTGGATTAATTAAAAAAAGTATAATAAAAAATCAATGA